In the genome of Candidatus Moraniibacteriota bacterium, one region contains:
- a CDS encoding methionyl-tRNA formyltransferase produces the protein MPETSDARVVFMGTPSFAESILASLVDNHYNIVAVYTQPDRPSGRNQEVVQSPVKIFAEAHTVPVVQPDRFDRETIEQLREFKPDIIIVAAYGKILPQDVLNIPPFECINVHASLLPRWRGASPIQNALLAGDTETGVTIMKMDAGMDTGPIFQQKSLPISSSDTAETLLPKLAEAGASILLSTLEQWLDKKIDPKPQPSEGVTLCQLIEREDGKIFWSDEAESIYNRYRALSPWPGIFSFWRKDGSLLRIKFHRISLQKQSPETPHELGQVFEIGETIGIETARGTILLDEVQLEGKSSVPIKDFVRGYPDFIGAILE, from the coding sequence ATGCCGGAAACATCGGACGCGCGCGTAGTATTCATGGGAACGCCGAGTTTCGCAGAATCAATCCTCGCTTCTCTCGTCGACAATCACTACAATATAGTCGCCGTCTATACGCAGCCCGACCGTCCGTCCGGACGCAATCAAGAGGTTGTGCAGAGCCCCGTCAAGATATTTGCCGAAGCTCACACCGTACCCGTTGTACAGCCCGATCGATTCGACCGCGAAACCATCGAGCAATTGCGCGAATTCAAACCGGACATCATCATCGTCGCCGCATACGGAAAAATTCTGCCTCAGGACGTACTGAATATACCGCCATTCGAATGCATCAATGTTCATGCATCACTCCTCCCTCGCTGGCGAGGCGCTTCCCCGATACAAAACGCTCTCCTTGCTGGCGATACCGAGACCGGTGTCACCATCATGAAAATGGATGCCGGCATGGACACCGGCCCAATTTTCCAGCAGAAATCACTCCCAATCAGCTCATCCGACACCGCCGAAACACTTCTTCCGAAACTCGCCGAAGCCGGCGCATCAATCCTGCTTTCGACTCTCGAACAATGGCTCGACAAAAAAATAGACCCGAAACCACAACCATCGGAAGGTGTCACGCTTTGCCAGCTCATCGAGCGTGAGGATGGAAAAATATTCTGGAGCGACGAAGCGGAATCGATATACAATCGCTATCGTGCACTCTCTCCATGGCCCGGCATTTTCTCGTTTTGGCGAAAAGACGGATCGCTCCTCCGAATAAAGTTTCATCGAATCTCTTTGCAAAAACAAAGCCCGGAAACACCTCACGAACTCGGACAGGTGTTTGAAATCGGCGAAACCATCGGCATCGAAACCGCTCGCGGCACTATCCTCCTCGACGAAGTCCAGCTCGAAGGAAAATCTTCCGTTCCCATCAAGGATTTTGTCCGCGGATATCCCG